Proteins from one Cryptomeria japonica chromosome 4, Sugi_1.0, whole genome shotgun sequence genomic window:
- the LOC131874748 gene encoding peroxidase 5-like gives MEASLLVIPLFVLFLSTTANGHGLKVGYYHQTCPEAEEIISETVAKAVKANPGVAASFIRMHFHDCFVRGCDGSILLDSTEDNTAEKDSPVNNPSLTGYDIIDEAKSKLEAKCAGIVSCADVVAFAARDSAYQAGGLFWAVQGGRRDGRISRESEVTDNIPFPSFDVKRLTQSFASKQLSQEDMVTLSGAHSIGVSHCASFTGDRLYNFSGRGGQDPSMESNYALQLKAKCPPSASNDTVVPLDPLTPTKLDAKYYTDLRHKRGLLKSDQTLMSNYATSRQVKINAKYPTIWRKNFGRAMVKMGAIDVLTGSQGEIRKQCRVPN, from the exons ATGGAGGCTAGTCTGCTGGTGATTCCTTTGTTCGTATTATTTTTATCTACTACAGCTAATGGGCATGGGTTGAAGGTGGGTTATTATCACCAAACATGCCCTGAGGCGGAGGAGATAATCAGTGAAACTGTTGCCAAAGCTGTTAAAGCGAATCCTGGTGTGGCAGCTTCTTTCATAAGGatgcatttccatgattgctttgtaAGA GGTTGTGATGGATCAATTCTCCTTGATTCCACAGAAGACAACACAGCGGAAAAGGACTCCCCTGTCAACAACCCAAGCCTGACGGGCTACGACATAATTGATGAAGCCAAGTCCAAACTGGAAGCCAAATGTGCCGGCATCGTTTCTTGTGCCGACGTAGTTGCATTTGCTGCAAGAGATAGTGCTTACCAA GCTGGTGGATTATTTTGGGCGGTTCAAGGCGGGCGAAGAGACGGAAGGATATCTCGCGAATCAGAGGTCACAGATAATATTCCCTTTCCCTCATTTGATGTAAAAAGGTTAACACAATCTTTTGCTTCGAAGCAATTGTCACAGGAGGACATGGTCACTCTCTCAG GTGCCCATTCAATTGGGGTTTCTCACTGTGCTTCATTCACCGGAGATCGTCTGTACAACTTCAGCGGCAGAGGCGGTCAAGACCCTTCCATGGAGTCTAACTATGCTCTTCAGCTCAAGGCCAAATGCCCCCCTTCGGCTTCAAACGACACCGTTGTTCCACTGGATCCTCTCACACCCACTAAATTGGACGCGAAATACTACACTGATTTGCGACACAAGCGTGGATTGCTCAAGTCCGATCAGACTTTGATGTCAAATTATGCCACTTCCAGACAGGTGAAGATAAATGCAAAGTACCCCACAATTTGGAGGAAAAACTTTGGAAGGGCAATGGTAAAGATGGGTGCAATTGACGTGTTGACAGGATCGCAGGGAGAGATTAGGAAACAGTGCCGTGTCCCCAACTAG